The Acidobacteriota bacterium genome includes a region encoding these proteins:
- a CDS encoding uracil-DNA glycosylase: MRESLSEVERDVVRCAECPRLVRHREEIARRKRRAYAGETYWGRPVPGFGRGGARLVVVGLAPGAHGSNRTGRMFTGDASGDLLYRTLHRYGFASQARAVSRDDGLELRDCFVTAIVRCVPPGNRPNREEIARCRPFLLRELRLLRRARVYVALGRLAFDTLVPALREIGRPPLEERPRFRHGARFDLSGGRLLLASYHPSRQNTQTGRLTEPMFRAVFRAAREAVSGA, translated from the coding sequence ATGCGCGAATCCTTGTCCGAGGTCGAGCGCGACGTGGTCCGCTGCGCCGAATGCCCGCGCCTGGTGCGCCACCGGGAGGAGATCGCGCGCCGCAAGCGCCGGGCGTACGCGGGCGAAACCTACTGGGGCCGGCCGGTCCCCGGTTTCGGCCGCGGAGGCGCGAGGCTGGTCGTCGTGGGCCTCGCGCCCGGCGCCCACGGTTCGAACCGCACCGGAAGGATGTTCACCGGGGATGCGTCGGGGGATCTGCTCTACCGGACCCTCCACCGGTACGGGTTCGCCAGCCAGGCGCGGGCGGTCTCCCGCGACGACGGCCTCGAGCTGCGGGACTGCTTCGTCACCGCGATCGTCCGCTGCGTTCCCCCCGGGAACAGGCCGAACCGGGAGGAGATCGCCCGGTGCCGCCCGTTTCTCCTGCGCGAGCTGCGCCTGCTGCGCCGCGCCCGCGTCTACGTCGCCCTCGGCCGGCTGGCCTTCGACACGCTCGTCCCCGCGCTACGGGAGATCGGCCGGCCGCCCTTGGAGGAGAGGCCGCGCTTCCGGCACGGGGCGCGGTTCGACCTGTCCGGCGGGAGGCTGCTGCTGGCCTCTTACCATCCGAGCCGGCAGAACACCCAGACAGGACGTCTCACCGAGCCGATGTTCCGCGCGGTCTTCCGCGCGGCCCGGGAAGCCGTCTCGGGAGCCTGA
- the lnt gene encoding apolipoprotein N-acyltransferase has protein sequence MVVSSQAGAASGGLRGRRRLLEVLAVSALGGVVLYAGVRWPAAGPLVGAGYAILLLPAICDRWRAPILGFVPGLMGYAVSMHIVLKKFAWFAPILLAPALSWHFAIMGVLAYALWRATRWPAFVVLPLAMGAEDWLRPLVGVGNFTMYQVGTFLYDYPLLIQLADVVGARGLTVLYGVVLGTMAEAARAWIDGPPPDLRRRLRLGAALSAAIVAVATAYGAWRLATERLEPGPRLAVIQPSQDHAPELTDRTVQFQQRFTAEHVPPGAADMIVWPENSVMLPYETHPVYQQVVTWLASTRKAYMLIGTQGTRGGGKHPSARSLLIDPGGAILGRYDKIYLFPFTERRAFIFLDEIFPWLARQIDRLVVMAWGHAPDGLPGREATVFSIEVDGKTYRFWTPLCYDVDYADSAREAARNGAQFFVNMTSEGWLGWGVAHNQLASSIMRAVESRVGVVRVGNTGISGFILPSGRVDRFLVGTSEHWRPMDDPRILVKGALTRRVMLDPDRPTVYTRFGGIIDLLWPAAWLVGTVAGLLRRRRAEQPVPTGA, from the coding sequence ATGGTGGTGTCTTCGCAGGCTGGAGCGGCAAGCGGCGGTCTTCGCGGCCGGCGGCGTCTGCTGGAGGTCCTCGCGGTGTCCGCGCTGGGTGGCGTCGTGCTGTATGCCGGCGTGCGCTGGCCCGCGGCCGGCCCCCTCGTCGGCGCCGGCTACGCCATCCTCCTTCTCCCCGCGATCTGTGACCGGTGGCGCGCGCCCATCCTCGGCTTCGTGCCGGGGCTGATGGGCTACGCCGTCTCGATGCACATCGTGCTCAAGAAGTTCGCCTGGTTCGCCCCGATCCTTCTCGCTCCCGCCCTGTCGTGGCACTTCGCGATCATGGGGGTCCTCGCGTACGCCCTGTGGCGGGCGACCCGGTGGCCGGCGTTCGTCGTCCTGCCGCTGGCGATGGGCGCGGAGGATTGGCTCCGCCCGCTCGTGGGAGTGGGCAACTTCACCATGTACCAGGTGGGGACCTTCCTGTACGACTACCCCCTGCTGATTCAGCTTGCGGACGTGGTCGGCGCGCGCGGCCTGACCGTGCTGTACGGAGTGGTCCTCGGCACGATGGCCGAGGCGGCGCGCGCGTGGATCGACGGGCCGCCGCCGGACCTCCGACGCCGGCTCCGCCTGGGGGCGGCCCTCTCCGCGGCGATCGTCGCGGTCGCCACGGCTTACGGGGCGTGGCGGCTTGCCACCGAGCGGCTCGAGCCAGGCCCGCGGCTCGCGGTGATCCAGCCCAGCCAGGACCACGCGCCGGAGCTGACCGACCGGACCGTCCAGTTCCAGCAGCGCTTCACCGCCGAGCACGTGCCGCCGGGCGCGGCGGACATGATCGTCTGGCCGGAAAACTCCGTCATGCTCCCGTACGAAACGCACCCCGTCTACCAGCAGGTCGTCACCTGGCTGGCGTCGACCCGCAAGGCCTACATGCTGATCGGCACGCAGGGGACGCGAGGCGGGGGGAAGCATCCGAGCGCGCGGTCGCTCCTGATCGATCCGGGCGGCGCGATCCTAGGCCGCTACGACAAGATCTATCTCTTCCCGTTCACCGAAAGGCGCGCCTTCATCTTCCTGGACGAGATCTTTCCCTGGCTGGCGCGTCAGATCGACCGTCTGGTGGTGATGGCCTGGGGCCACGCGCCCGACGGGCTCCCGGGGCGGGAAGCGACGGTGTTCTCGATCGAGGTGGACGGAAAGACCTACCGCTTCTGGACGCCTCTGTGCTACGACGTCGACTACGCGGACAGCGCGAGGGAGGCGGCGCGGAACGGCGCTCAGTTTTTCGTCAACATGACCTCCGAGGGGTGGCTCGGCTGGGGCGTCGCCCACAACCAGCTCGCTTCCAGCATCATGCGTGCCGTCGAGTCGCGGGTGGGGGTGGTGCGCGTCGGGAACACCGGGATTTCGGGCTTCATCCTGCCGAGCGGGCGCGTGGATCGCTTCCTCGTCGGCACCTCCGAGCATTGGAGGCCGATGGACGACCCGAGAATCCTCGTCAAGGGAGCGCTGACGCGGCGGGTGATGCTGGATCCGGATCGGCCGACCGTCTACACCCGCTTCGGCGGGATCATCGATCTCCTCTGGCCGGCGGCCTGGCTTGTCGGGACGGTCGCGGGGCTCCTCCGCCGCCGGCGGGCGGAGCAGCCGGTGCCCACCGGAGCGTAG
- a CDS encoding 1-acyl-sn-glycerol-3-phosphate acyltransferase, translating to MWLYRVNAAVGQLVRPYWRLGLTGAVEAIPREGPLIVAANHQSYLDPWFIGIVFPRPIRYLINSEWYHRSPLWRALFRAWGTEPVRSRSRETIEAVCGILRRGEVVGIFPEGRISLDGRLQPFRPGLARIAALSGAPVLPVAIRGAYEAFPKTARVPRPREVKVHVGVPLVFEGAPWPTPPPRELAERFRTRVFEEIRRLAGQSGPASAPTLRWAPAAPPAGGGGAPRPSRQARPPARGDR from the coding sequence ATGTGGCTGTACCGCGTCAACGCCGCCGTCGGCCAGCTCGTACGCCCCTATTGGCGGCTCGGGCTGACGGGAGCCGTGGAGGCCATCCCGCGGGAGGGCCCGCTGATCGTCGCGGCGAATCACCAGTCCTATCTCGATCCCTGGTTCATCGGAATCGTCTTCCCGCGTCCGATCCGGTACCTGATCAACAGCGAGTGGTATCACCGCTCCCCGCTCTGGCGGGCGCTCTTCCGCGCCTGGGGCACCGAGCCCGTGCGGAGCCGGTCGCGCGAGACGATCGAGGCGGTTTGCGGCATCCTCCGGCGGGGAGAGGTGGTGGGGATCTTTCCCGAGGGCCGGATCTCGCTCGACGGCCGGTTGCAGCCGTTCCGGCCTGGCCTGGCGAGGATCGCCGCCCTGAGCGGAGCCCCCGTGCTTCCCGTGGCGATCCGTGGCGCGTACGAGGCTTTCCCCAAGACCGCACGCGTGCCGCGTCCCCGCGAGGTCAAGGTCCACGTCGGCGTGCCGCTCGTCTTCGAAGGCGCGCCGTGGCCGACGCCCCCGCCGCGGGAGCTGGCGGAGCGCTTCCGGACGCGCGTGTTCGAGGAGATCCGCCGCCTCGCCGGACAGTCCGGCCCGGCCTCCGCACCTACGCTCCGGTGGGCACCGGCTGCTCCGCCCGCCGGCGGCGGAGGAGCCCCGCGACCGTCCCGACAAGCCAGGCCGCCGGCCAGAGGAGATCGATGA